From the genome of Pseudomonas bubulae:
CTTTTTTGAAACCAACGACGCCCTGATGTTTGACCGTGGCGACAGTCGCGGCATGCGCCTGAACATTCCGGCTGGCACCGCCGTGCGCTTCGAGCCGGGGCAAACCCGTGAAGTGGAACTGGTGGAACTGGCCGGTCTGCGCCGGGTGTTCGGCTTCGCCGGGCGGGTGATGGGCAATCTGGATTGACCCTCAGGGTCCGAACCAATTTTTAGGAACTCATCATGAAAATCTCCCGTCAGGCTTACGCCGACATGTTCGGCCCCACCGTCGGCGACAAGATCCGCCTGGCCGACACCGAGTTGTGGATTGAGGTCGAGCACGACTTCACCACCTACGGCGAAGAAGTGAAGTTCGGCGGTGGCAAGGTGATTCGTGACGGCATGGGGCAGAGCCAACTGCTCGCCAGTGAAGTGGTCGACACGCTGATCACCAATGCGCTGATTATCGATCACTGGGGCATCGTCAAAGCCGATGTGGGCCTCAAGAACGGGCGCATCCACGCCATCGGCAAGGCCGGCAACCCGGATATCCAGCCCGATGTGACCATCGCCATCGGCGCCAGCACCGAAGTGATCGCCGGCGAAGGCATGATCCTCACCGCAGGCGGCATCGACACCCATATCCACTTTATCTGCCCGCAACAGATCGAAGAAGCGCTCAACAGCGGCGTGACCACCATGATCGGCGGCGGTACCGGCCCGGCCACCGGCACCAATGCCACCACCTGCACTTCGGGGCCGTGGCACATGGCGCGCATGCTTCAGGCCGCCGATTCGTTCCCTATGAACATGGGCTTTACCGGCAAGGGCAACGCCAGCCTGCCGCAACCGCTGATCGAACAGGTCGAAGCCGGAGCCATCGGCCTCAAGCTGCACGAAGACTGGGGCACCACCCCGGCGTCCATCGACAACTGCCTGACCGTTGCCGATCTCTATGACGTGCAAGTGGCGATCCACAGCGACACCCTGAACGAGTCGGGCTTTGTCGAAACCACCCTCGCCGCCTTCAAGGGCCGCACCATCCACACCTATCACACCGAAGG
Proteins encoded in this window:
- a CDS encoding urease subunit beta; translation: MIPGEYRIESGEIELNVGRRTLVLSVANRGDRPIQVGSHYHFFETNDALMFDRGDSRGMRLNIPAGTAVRFEPGQTREVELVELAGLRRVFGFAGRVMGNLD